A genomic window from Algoriphagus sp. Y33 includes:
- a CDS encoding M1 family metallopeptidase: MNQLSAQKPLILRFSYISPLAFLFLFVVSCKSAKVDYHVPPETVLSEETALSENPVAVVQVDTTAIEDIEALISRKETAAEAYKPSAKIDFDILHTDLDLSFDYQRQAVAGKAELTVKPFFYPVRELVLDAQDFELDEIFFIQRGNKETVRYDYNGEKIRIYLPGELAKTDTFRIVMDYIAFPERNSGAGSEAITDTKGLYFIDPLDTVPDKPRMIWTQGETAHNSKWFPTIDSPNNKFTQLIKLTVSDTLVTVGNGELVKQEELGDGMRKDYWEMKLPHSAYLAAFAIGDFGKVEAEWEGVPLGYYVEKGYEKGAGKVFKNTPEMIGFFSDLLGVRYPWPKYDQIVVRDFVSGAMENTTASIFMEELRLTEREAIDSEWDYIIAHELFHQWFGDYVTTESWANLTLNEGFANYSEFLWNEYKYGRDEAKLKLIAEMENYFLEAETKQVDLIRFDFEEAEDMFDSHSYSKGGAILHMLREYLGSEAFFAGLRHYLMAHALDNVEVNDLRIAFEKVCGEDLNWFFNQWFLDKGHPELRFEVDYSDSKNIQISVTQLQNLSTTPLYRLPLDVSWYEGDERKSKQFMITKAFQKIDLGNENPVELILLDEKKDMLAKKSVDMNADQMRQQFKLSQFGVARYEALDSLAAWEAVTELESIVPEALDDEFWSVRESALSILQGYTDWLEDSPELARKIAHMAENDERNSVRAGALDVLSAFAPDEYYATFSKLASDSSYLVAGSALMGLVSVDSHRIDPAVIEGFASEGNFRMVIPVADYYITNSIGGKGDWFMNHANTISGEGLYYYLGYFSEYFSRFPEEGKEKAIAYLLEKMREDARSYIRLGAFQALLGFTEDEKILKKIAEVADHERDGELTMYYQYFLEALKDEN; the protein is encoded by the coding sequence ATGAATCAATTGTCTGCGCAAAAGCCACTTATCTTAAGGTTTTCTTACATAAGTCCACTTGCTTTTCTTTTCCTTTTTGTCGTCTCGTGTAAGTCGGCGAAAGTGGATTACCATGTCCCACCCGAAACTGTATTATCTGAAGAAACTGCACTCTCTGAAAATCCGGTAGCGGTAGTACAAGTAGATACTACCGCTATAGAAGATATAGAAGCGCTGATTTCCCGGAAAGAGACAGCCGCTGAAGCGTATAAACCTTCGGCGAAGATAGATTTTGACATTTTACATACTGATTTGGACTTGTCTTTTGACTATCAGCGACAAGCTGTGGCAGGAAAGGCCGAGTTAACTGTCAAACCATTTTTTTACCCTGTTAGAGAGTTGGTTCTTGACGCTCAAGATTTCGAGTTGGACGAAATATTTTTCATCCAGCGCGGGAATAAGGAGACTGTAAGATATGATTACAATGGGGAGAAAATCCGCATTTATCTGCCGGGAGAGTTAGCTAAAACGGACACTTTCCGGATAGTGATGGACTATATTGCTTTCCCGGAGCGAAATTCAGGAGCTGGAAGTGAGGCTATAACTGATACCAAAGGATTGTATTTCATTGATCCACTGGATACCGTACCTGACAAACCGAGGATGATCTGGACTCAGGGGGAGACTGCCCATAATTCCAAGTGGTTCCCAACGATTGATTCTCCAAATAATAAATTCACGCAGCTCATCAAACTGACCGTGTCCGACACGCTCGTCACTGTAGGAAATGGGGAACTAGTCAAGCAGGAGGAGCTAGGAGACGGTATGAGGAAGGATTACTGGGAAATGAAGCTCCCTCATTCGGCTTATTTAGCAGCATTTGCGATCGGGGATTTCGGGAAAGTTGAGGCTGAATGGGAAGGGGTGCCTTTGGGGTATTATGTGGAAAAAGGTTATGAAAAGGGAGCGGGCAAAGTTTTTAAGAATACGCCTGAGATGATAGGTTTTTTCTCTGATTTGCTTGGAGTAAGGTACCCTTGGCCTAAATATGATCAGATCGTGGTGCGGGATTTTGTGTCAGGGGCCATGGAAAACACCACTGCTTCAATTTTTATGGAGGAATTGCGTCTAACAGAGCGTGAAGCAATTGATTCCGAATGGGATTACATCATTGCCCATGAACTGTTTCATCAGTGGTTTGGCGACTATGTGACGACCGAGTCTTGGGCAAACCTTACCCTGAATGAAGGGTTTGCCAATTACAGTGAGTTTCTGTGGAATGAGTACAAATACGGGAGGGATGAGGCGAAATTGAAGTTAATTGCAGAGATGGAGAATTACTTCTTGGAAGCAGAAACAAAGCAAGTTGACTTGATCCGTTTTGATTTTGAAGAGGCAGAAGATATGTTTGATTCACATAGTTATTCCAAGGGGGGAGCGATTCTTCATATGCTGCGGGAGTACTTGGGATCAGAGGCGTTTTTTGCCGGTTTGCGCCATTATCTGATGGCACACGCATTAGATAATGTTGAAGTAAATGATCTGCGGATAGCATTCGAGAAGGTATGTGGAGAAGATTTGAATTGGTTTTTCAACCAATGGTTTCTGGATAAGGGTCATCCGGAACTTCGGTTTGAGGTAGATTATTCAGATTCAAAAAACATACAAATATCCGTTACCCAGTTACAGAATTTGTCCACTACTCCGCTTTATCGGCTTCCTCTTGATGTGAGCTGGTATGAGGGAGATGAGCGTAAAAGTAAGCAGTTTATGATCACCAAGGCTTTTCAAAAGATTGATTTGGGAAATGAGAATCCTGTGGAGCTGATATTATTGGATGAGAAGAAAGATATGCTTGCGAAAAAGTCTGTGGATATGAATGCTGATCAAATGCGTCAACAATTCAAGCTATCCCAATTCGGTGTAGCGAGATATGAGGCGTTGGATAGTTTGGCAGCATGGGAGGCAGTGACTGAACTGGAATCTATCGTCCCCGAGGCATTGGATGATGAGTTTTGGTCGGTGAGGGAGTCTGCTTTGTCCATTTTGCAAGGATATACTGATTGGCTGGAAGACAGTCCAGAGTTAGCGCGGAAGATTGCACACATGGCTGAGAATGACGAAAGAAACTCTGTAAGGGCCGGAGCACTTGATGTACTTTCTGCTTTTGCGCCTGATGAGTATTATGCTACTTTTTCGAAGTTGGCATCAGATTCTTCCTATTTGGTGGCAGGATCAGCATTGATGGGGTTGGTAAGTGTGGATTCGCATAGGATTGATCCTGCTGTGATAGAAGGTTTTGCGAGTGAAGGAAACTTCAGGATGGTGATTCCTGTAGCGGATTATTACATCACAAATTCTATTGGAGGCAAAGGGGATTGGTTTATGAATCACGCCAATACCATTTCGGGTGAGGGCTTGTATTATTATTTGGGGTATTTCAGTGAATATTTCAGCCGTTTTCCTGAAGAAGGAAAAGAGAAGGCAATTGCCTATTTATTGGAAAAGATGAGAGAAGATGCCAGAAGTTATATCCGTTTGGGAGCTTTTCAGGCGCTGTTAGGCTTTACAGAAGATGAGAAGATTTTGAAGAAAATAGCGGAGGTTGCGGATCATGAGAGGGACGGAGAATTGACTATGTACTACCAATATTTTCTAGAGGCGCTGAAAGATGAAAATTAA
- a CDS encoding acetyl-CoA carboxylase biotin carboxyl carrier protein subunit → MFTVSTQNKSYSVEIAEDNIQVNGKTINWNLEWISDRKIHIIYDNRSIEAELISMDRQTKTVQLKFDNKISNLQLKDRFDILLEQMGMNNMASHTLKEIKAPMPGLILDLKVKAGDEVKKGEVVLILEAMKMENILKSPGDGIVKAVKVSLNQSVEKNQVLIQF, encoded by the coding sequence ATGTTTACAGTTAGTACCCAAAACAAGAGCTATTCGGTAGAAATAGCAGAAGACAATATTCAAGTAAACGGTAAAACGATCAACTGGAACCTTGAGTGGATTTCTGACCGGAAAATTCACATCATTTATGACAACAGGTCTATAGAGGCAGAATTGATATCCATGGACAGGCAAACTAAAACAGTCCAGCTCAAGTTTGACAACAAAATTTCGAATTTGCAGCTCAAGGATAGATTTGATATCCTGCTGGAACAAATGGGTATGAACAACATGGCTTCCCATACTTTAAAAGAGATAAAAGCTCCTATGCCCGGGCTTATATTAGACCTGAAGGTAAAAGCCGGAGACGAGGTCAAAAAAGGAGAAGTAGTATTAATTCTGGAAGCCATGAAAATGGAGAACATCCTCAAATCCCCAGGAGATGGTATTGTCAAAGCAGTGAAAGTTTCCCTCAATCAAAGTGTGGAAAAAAATCAAGTCTTGATCCAATTTTAA
- the pyrH gene encoding UMP kinase translates to MKYKRILLKLSGEALMGDKSYGIDPVRLQQYTQEIKKVQDMGVEIAIVIGGGNIFRGVQAEQSGIDRVQGDYMGMLATLINAMALQSALEQGGMYTRLMSGIKIESVCEPFIRRRAIRHLEKGRIVIFGAGIGNPYFTTDSTASLRAIEVEADIVLKGTRVDGVYTADPEKDSTATKYKTISFQEVYEKNLNVMDMTAFTLCQENNLPIIVFDMNVAGNLRNLVQGEEIGTLITSL, encoded by the coding sequence ATGAAATACAAGAGAATACTGCTCAAACTAAGTGGAGAAGCTCTAATGGGTGATAAGAGTTATGGCATTGACCCGGTAAGGCTTCAGCAATACACTCAGGAAATCAAAAAAGTACAGGACATGGGTGTGGAAATTGCAATCGTAATCGGTGGAGGCAATATTTTCAGAGGAGTCCAGGCAGAACAATCAGGAATAGACAGAGTGCAGGGAGATTACATGGGGATGCTGGCTACCCTGATCAATGCAATGGCTCTGCAAAGTGCACTTGAACAAGGTGGAATGTACACCCGATTGATGTCCGGTATCAAAATCGAAAGTGTCTGTGAACCATTTATCCGCAGAAGAGCAATCCGCCACTTGGAAAAAGGACGTATCGTGATTTTCGGAGCTGGTATCGGGAACCCCTACTTCACGACTGATTCTACTGCAAGTTTGAGAGCCATAGAGGTGGAAGCAGATATCGTATTGAAAGGAACAAGAGTAGACGGTGTCTATACGGCAGATCCGGAAAAAGATTCAACAGCAACAAAATATAAAACCATTTCATTTCAAGAGGTGTATGAAAAGAACCTAAACGTCATGGATATGACAGCTTTCACCCTTTGCCAAGAAAACAACCTGCCAATCATCGTATTTGACATGAACGTGGCAGGAAACCTTCGAAACTTGGTACAAGGCGAAGAAATCGGTACTTTGATTACTTCTCTTTAA
- the frr gene encoding ribosome recycling factor: protein MEEIELYLDEAKELMQKAVDHTATELLKIRAGKAMPNLLDGIMVQYYGANTPLNQVSSVNTPDARTLSIKPFERTMISEIEKAIINSDLGLAPQNNGEVIILTIPALTEERRISLVKQAKHECEGGKISLRTVRKDINDELKKLQKDGAAEDEIKRAEDVVQKLTDQFSTKIDELLAKKEVDIMKV from the coding sequence ATGGAAGAAATCGAATTATACTTAGACGAGGCAAAAGAATTGATGCAAAAGGCGGTGGATCACACTGCTACCGAACTTTTGAAAATCCGCGCAGGTAAGGCTATGCCAAATCTTCTGGATGGCATCATGGTGCAGTATTACGGAGCCAACACACCGCTAAACCAAGTATCTTCGGTAAATACTCCGGATGCCCGCACGCTATCCATCAAGCCATTTGAGCGTACAATGATCTCTGAGATCGAGAAGGCCATAATCAATTCCGACCTTGGACTTGCTCCTCAAAACAACGGAGAAGTCATTATCCTTACCATTCCTGCCCTTACTGAAGAGCGACGTATTTCTTTGGTAAAGCAAGCTAAGCATGAATGTGAAGGAGGGAAAATATCCCTAAGAACAGTGCGTAAAGACATCAATGATGAGCTCAAAAAACTCCAAAAAGATGGTGCGGCAGAAGATGAAATAAAAAGAGCTGAAGACGTGGTTCAAAAACTGACCGATCAGTTCTCAACCAAAATCGACGAGCTTCTGGCAAAAAAAGAAGTAGACATCATGAAAGTCTGA
- a CDS encoding DUF5686 and carboxypeptidase regulatory-like domain-containing protein has product MKKQLQLVLVLCVSLLGVFFSNHSTAQGIRGKVKSSDGEPLAYASVYIRNLGDGVPTNEEGNYEYKLPEGIYDVLVQFLGYKSQIETIIVTDEWTTRDFVMEPQEYTLAEVEVRAGAEDPALTIMRKAIAKAKYHRLQIQKYSMSVYLKGTGKLTDAPFFLRKTIEKEGLKLNEAYTSESVSRITFTQPNKVEEKVISIRTNGDNQSTSPAPYIQTTFYQEKINGIISPLSRAAFQYYKFRYEGSFLDQNVVVNKIKVTPRSRGEQVFEGFIYIIEDLWAIHSLNLQTSLLGFQIQAKQQYAPVAENVWMPLTHTYDFGGKIFGFEGNFKYLASTREYEIELNPDLATVPEIIDEKVQEVPDEAVKFDKSLSALEQLAKEEPKTRKEYRKLMNEYEKQSLKEQKEPEIVQETYYEVDSMAKKYNQAYWDSIRPVPLTESEVQGYHRDDSLATVEAAKMSDVDSVAKKAKRKLRPLDFMNGGSYSMGKGVSIGFKENWTKTSFNTVEGFKLGMGLFYRKQSSTKLADSVSVLRKSFNIEPELRYGFSSDRFYGKVDFRWSSTLPISGTTFGVKGGRYIYQFNGGEPINEQVNAFYSLFLRQNYMKLYEQDFAQAYWAHRVNGGVTYRVNMTYGHRRESFNTNKYSIYNKSGREYSPNQPENVETDPSSFGDHEILKLNTELEWRPGIKYGIRNGRKYPITDRSPLIKIAYKKAFGSISSEGAAADFDHLELGVQHNYTFGVSGKLDFNLSAGAFLSNDQVYFPDFQHFGGNRTIFSNFGPASNYRFMDYYKYSTNSKYFSGIVHYQFRKFIFTQLPMLRFSGLRENIFFNYLKTDNSPHYWEVGYSLDNLFRIFRVEIGAGFENADFLRGGVRFGVATFINVNFDN; this is encoded by the coding sequence ATGAAAAAACAACTACAATTAGTACTTGTCTTATGCGTTTCTTTACTGGGGGTATTTTTCAGCAATCATTCAACAGCTCAAGGGATCAGGGGGAAGGTGAAATCTTCCGATGGCGAGCCCCTGGCTTATGCATCAGTTTACATACGTAATCTTGGCGATGGAGTACCCACAAATGAGGAGGGGAATTATGAGTACAAGCTTCCTGAGGGCATATATGATGTGCTAGTTCAATTTCTTGGCTACAAATCCCAAATCGAAACTATCATCGTGACAGATGAGTGGACTACCAGGGATTTTGTGATGGAACCTCAAGAATACACTTTGGCTGAAGTGGAAGTAAGGGCTGGAGCTGAAGATCCAGCATTGACCATTATGCGTAAAGCAATCGCCAAAGCCAAATATCATAGGCTTCAAATTCAGAAGTATAGCATGTCGGTCTACCTTAAGGGTACGGGGAAATTGACAGATGCACCTTTCTTTCTCAGGAAAACCATAGAAAAAGAAGGCCTGAAACTCAATGAGGCTTACACCTCAGAATCTGTTTCGAGAATCACTTTTACCCAGCCAAATAAGGTGGAGGAAAAGGTGATCTCAATCCGTACAAATGGAGATAATCAGTCCACTTCCCCTGCGCCCTATATTCAGACTACTTTCTATCAGGAAAAAATTAACGGAATCATTTCGCCCCTTTCCAGAGCGGCTTTCCAGTATTACAAGTTTCGGTACGAAGGAAGCTTTCTAGATCAGAATGTGGTAGTAAATAAAATTAAAGTAACTCCGAGATCCCGTGGAGAGCAGGTATTTGAAGGATTCATCTACATAATAGAGGATTTGTGGGCCATTCATAGTCTAAATCTACAGACATCTTTGCTGGGCTTTCAGATACAGGCAAAGCAGCAATATGCCCCGGTGGCCGAGAATGTCTGGATGCCGCTGACACACACCTATGATTTTGGAGGGAAAATTTTTGGGTTTGAGGGGAATTTCAAATACTTGGCCTCTACCCGGGAATATGAAATAGAGTTGAACCCTGATTTGGCAACTGTCCCCGAGATCATTGATGAAAAAGTGCAGGAGGTTCCTGATGAAGCGGTGAAATTTGATAAGTCTCTTTCAGCGTTGGAGCAGCTTGCCAAGGAAGAGCCCAAGACAAGGAAGGAGTACCGTAAGTTGATGAATGAATATGAAAAGCAGTCTTTGAAGGAGCAGAAGGAACCTGAAATAGTTCAAGAAACCTACTATGAGGTTGATTCAATGGCGAAAAAGTACAATCAAGCGTATTGGGATAGTATTCGTCCTGTGCCGTTGACAGAGAGCGAGGTTCAGGGATATCATCGGGATGATAGTTTGGCCACGGTGGAGGCGGCCAAGATGAGTGATGTGGACTCTGTCGCCAAGAAGGCAAAACGTAAATTGAGGCCACTTGATTTTATGAATGGAGGGTCATACAGCATGGGAAAAGGTGTTTCTATAGGATTCAAGGAAAATTGGACCAAGACCTCCTTTAACACTGTCGAAGGCTTCAAGCTGGGAATGGGGCTATTCTATAGAAAACAATCATCAACCAAGTTGGCTGATAGTGTGAGTGTGCTTCGCAAAAGTTTCAATATAGAACCTGAACTTAGGTATGGATTTTCCAGTGATCGCTTTTATGGAAAAGTGGATTTCCGATGGTCTAGCACCTTGCCGATTTCGGGAACTACCTTTGGTGTAAAAGGAGGGAGGTACATTTATCAATTCAATGGTGGAGAACCTATCAATGAGCAAGTGAATGCTTTTTACTCCCTGTTTTTAAGGCAGAATTACATGAAGCTTTATGAACAGGATTTTGCCCAGGCGTACTGGGCACATCGGGTCAATGGAGGAGTTACTTATCGTGTAAATATGACCTATGGTCATAGAAGGGAATCATTCAATACGAATAAGTATAGCATCTATAATAAATCAGGAAGGGAATACTCACCCAACCAACCGGAAAATGTAGAAACGGATCCAAGCTCATTTGGTGATCATGAGATTCTAAAATTGAATACTGAACTGGAATGGCGGCCAGGCATTAAATACGGGATCAGAAACGGACGTAAATATCCTATAACGGATAGATCTCCTTTGATCAAAATCGCTTATAAGAAGGCCTTTGGCAGCATAAGTAGTGAGGGAGCTGCTGCCGATTTCGATCATTTAGAGCTGGGCGTTCAGCATAATTATACTTTTGGTGTCAGCGGAAAGCTGGATTTCAATCTGTCAGCGGGAGCCTTTTTATCCAATGACCAGGTGTACTTTCCGGATTTTCAGCATTTTGGGGGAAACAGAACCATCTTCTCCAACTTCGGCCCGGCATCGAATTACCGCTTTATGGATTATTATAAATACAGCACCAATTCTAAGTATTTCTCCGGTATTGTACATTATCAGTTCAGAAAATTCATTTTTACACAATTGCCTATGCTGAGATTTTCGGGATTGAGAGAGAATATTTTCTTTAATTATCTAAAGACAGACAACTCCCCGCATTATTGGGAAGTTGGCTATTCCTTGGACAATCTGTTTAGGATCTTCCGGGTGGAAATCGGAGCAGGATTCGAAAATGCCGACTTCCTACGGGGCGGTGTGAGATTTGGGGTGGCCACCTTTATCAATGTGAATTTTGACAACTAG
- a CDS encoding SusC/RagA family TonB-linked outer membrane protein produces MRNYLLKQKTFLLALALIFCATLVVNGQSRTVTGTVMDPAFGEPVPGATVIVKGTTRGTATDLDGKFTLDLQAGDQILVISFVGYLPQEVEIGNQTDFTINLEEDIQSLEEAVVIGYGTQDKKEITSAVVAVKPEDFNKGNVVNPAQLLQGKVAGLSITRPGGNPNGGFDIRLRGLSTFGANSSPLIVLDGVIGASLENVDPNDIESIDVLKDGSAAAIYGARGSSGVILVTTNKKNNREGTTNVSINTYGTINQATNLIPILSPEEFIERGGTDYGSRTDWRGEMLSDSFSSSTSASVSGGFNNTNYLASVNYRDNQGVINGVENQRLNARLNIRQGALDNRLRFNVNLSLTNEDQARVNNDAFRYATIYNPTAPIFENTEEAAQYGGYFQRSITDYFNPIALVNQQKFVSEIKSSLFSTLVEYDIMDRLTLSAQYSQDTRNELIGNFWAKQDFAVGFGAGGSAQRITNDRVRQIFETTLRYEIDFANNLNMTLLGGAGLQSIKNQGFDARSRQYLFDSGWDNLGGGAIRVGNNTEMSSYANEDQLNSLFGRANFNYKNTYFFSASVRAETYSGFGENNQTGVFPAFSLGSDFNQLFNMGAISQFKPRVSFGVTGNLPPSPTLAIGAFSNGNRIDLDGDPQTTNDIYVGIVQNSNPNKFLKWETKQELNFGIDYGIWNNKVSGSVDYYIRNISDLLFNVRVSPGANQFDPGRSNTVSTTWVNLADLRSAGFEFAVGVNSVDLGQIKWTPNLNFTIYDKTKIESFSASGLGFDELRYATPGSPGQNSNPIVYNKVGQTLGDTYGPILQGYTEDGDYILSTENPDEFEKVGNGLPKGEFGLANNFSYKQWGFSFFFRGVWGHTLYNSYRGFYENADGGSNAYNSVITDKTPTNPLVTAAPTYNSSYVENASFIRLDNLELSHNFKTNAKNISSLRLYFAAQNLFTITGYTGVDPEPRLTDANINTGSRLSETDLRDGLTSALSPGIERMNTYFQVRSFTLGLSLNFK; encoded by the coding sequence ATGAGAAACTATTTACTGAAACAAAAGACGTTTCTGCTTGCCTTGGCACTAATTTTCTGCGCTACGCTTGTGGTAAATGGCCAAAGCAGAACCGTCACCGGTACAGTCATGGATCCAGCCTTTGGAGAACCTGTCCCAGGAGCAACTGTAATAGTCAAAGGCACTACCCGTGGTACTGCGACAGACTTAGATGGAAAATTCACTTTAGATCTTCAAGCGGGAGACCAAATACTGGTCATTTCATTTGTAGGTTATTTACCCCAAGAAGTCGAGATCGGAAATCAAACCGACTTCACCATAAATCTGGAAGAGGATATCCAGAGCTTGGAAGAAGCAGTGGTGATTGGTTATGGTACTCAGGACAAAAAGGAAATCACATCTGCAGTAGTAGCTGTCAAACCGGAGGATTTCAATAAAGGTAATGTGGTCAATCCTGCTCAGTTGCTTCAAGGCAAAGTAGCAGGACTCTCCATCACCCGTCCGGGAGGTAATCCAAACGGCGGTTTCGATATCAGATTAAGAGGTCTTTCAACCTTTGGGGCAAATTCCTCTCCCCTTATTGTTTTAGACGGAGTGATTGGAGCATCTTTAGAGAACGTTGATCCAAACGATATTGAGTCCATAGATGTGCTGAAAGACGGATCTGCTGCAGCTATTTATGGCGCTAGGGGCTCATCCGGTGTTATTTTGGTCACTACCAATAAAAAGAACAACCGGGAAGGCACAACCAATGTCTCAATCAACACCTACGGGACTATAAACCAAGCGACGAATCTGATTCCTATCCTTTCCCCAGAAGAATTTATTGAAAGAGGGGGGACAGATTACGGGAGCCGTACCGACTGGAGAGGTGAGATGCTCAGTGACTCCTTTTCTTCTTCGACAAGTGCCAGCGTTTCCGGAGGATTCAACAATACCAATTACCTCGCTTCTGTCAACTACCGTGATAACCAAGGGGTGATAAACGGAGTGGAAAATCAACGACTAAATGCAAGACTTAACATACGTCAGGGGGCATTGGACAATAGATTGCGATTCAATGTAAATCTTTCTTTGACTAATGAAGATCAAGCTAGAGTGAATAATGACGCATTTAGATATGCTACAATTTACAACCCTACTGCTCCTATTTTTGAAAATACAGAAGAAGCAGCCCAGTACGGCGGTTATTTCCAGCGCTCCATTACGGATTATTTCAATCCTATTGCACTTGTCAATCAACAAAAGTTTGTAAGCGAGATCAAATCATCACTTTTTTCTACTCTGGTAGAATATGATATCATGGATAGACTTACTCTTTCTGCCCAGTATTCTCAGGATACCAGAAACGAACTAATCGGAAATTTTTGGGCAAAACAAGATTTTGCGGTAGGATTTGGTGCGGGGGGGTCAGCTCAACGCATTACAAATGATAGAGTGAGGCAAATATTTGAAACAACGCTTCGCTATGAAATAGATTTTGCCAACAATCTGAATATGACACTTCTCGGTGGAGCAGGCCTCCAATCTATCAAAAACCAAGGTTTTGACGCTCGCTCCAGACAATACCTTTTCGATAGCGGATGGGACAATCTCGGGGGAGGAGCAATCCGTGTGGGAAACAATACGGAAATGTCTTCCTATGCCAATGAGGATCAATTGAATTCATTATTTGGAAGAGCTAATTTCAACTACAAAAATACCTATTTCTTCTCCGCGTCAGTAAGAGCAGAAACTTATTCCGGATTTGGTGAAAACAACCAAACAGGTGTTTTCCCTGCCTTTAGTTTGGGATCGGATTTTAACCAACTATTTAACATGGGAGCAATCAGTCAGTTTAAACCTAGGGTTTCATTTGGTGTGACTGGAAATTTACCTCCCTCACCTACTCTTGCTATAGGTGCCTTTTCCAATGGCAACAGAATCGACCTAGATGGAGATCCTCAAACAACCAATGACATATATGTTGGTATCGTTCAGAATTCCAATCCTAACAAATTTTTGAAATGGGAAACTAAGCAAGAATTAAACTTTGGTATTGATTATGGTATCTGGAACAATAAGGTCTCGGGTAGTGTAGATTACTATATCAGAAATATTTCCGATCTACTTTTCAATGTCAGAGTTAGCCCGGGGGCAAATCAATTTGATCCTGGGAGATCCAATACTGTTAGTACAACTTGGGTTAATCTTGCCGATCTTCGCTCAGCCGGTTTTGAATTTGCAGTAGGAGTAAATTCTGTAGACTTAGGTCAAATAAAATGGACTCCAAATTTAAATTTCACAATTTATGACAAAACTAAAATAGAGAGTTTCTCGGCAAGCGGACTAGGTTTTGATGAGCTCCGCTATGCCACGCCAGGTTCTCCAGGGCAGAATAGCAATCCGATTGTTTACAATAAAGTGGGTCAGACACTGGGAGATACTTATGGACCTATTTTGCAAGGATATACCGAAGACGGTGACTACATACTTTCTACAGAAAATCCGGATGAATTTGAGAAAGTGGGCAATGGGCTGCCTAAAGGTGAGTTTGGATTGGCCAACAACTTCTCCTATAAACAATGGGGATTCAGTTTCTTCTTTAGGGGAGTATGGGGACATACCCTTTATAATTCCTATAGAGGGTTCTATGAAAATGCAGATGGGGGATCGAACGCTTATAATTCTGTAATCACAGATAAGACCCCAACTAATCCATTGGTCACAGCTGCCCCCACTTATAACAGTTCCTACGTGGAAAATGCATCTTTCATCAGATTGGACAATTTAGAATTAAGTCACAACTTCAAAACTAACGCAAAGAATATTAGTTCTTTACGACTTTATTTTGCAGCTCAAAATTTATTCACCATTACAGGCTATACCGGAGTAGATCCAGAACCACGACTAACCGATGCGAATATAAATACAGGATCAAGGCTGAGTGAAACTGATCTCAGAGACGGCCTCACATCCGCTCTTTCCCCTGGTATTGAACGAATGAATACCTACTTTCAGGTAAGATCTTTCACTTTAGGGCTATCTCTTAATTTCAAATAA